Proteins found in one Microcoleus sp. FACHB-831 genomic segment:
- a CDS encoding UDP-N-acetylmuramoyl-L-alanyl-D-glutamate--2,6-diaminopimelate ligase — translation MKLRDLLANVPNLQHPSHAALDAEVKGISTNSHACQAGDLFIGMPGTRVDGGDFWESAIAAGAVAALVSPQAAQKSGADPRVIAATDMTQACASVAAAFYGYPAKQMKMVGVTGTNGKTTTTHLIEFFLNKADLRTALFGTLYARWQGFVQTAAHTTPFAPELQEQLAQAVAAGCKMGVMEVSSHALAQGRVMGCPFDVAVFTNLTQDHLDYHRDMEDYFAAKALLFSPDYLQGRAVINLDDAYGKRLIETINPDGVWSYSVSDSTAALWMSDLDYSSTGVSGMLHTPKGDVAFSSPLVGQFNLANLLAAVGAGLHLGLDLSAMADSLPEFTGVPGRMERVQISPEQNISVIVDYAHTPDSLENLLKAARPFIKGKMICVFGCGGDRDRTKRPIMGKIAAELADIAVVTSDNPRTENPERILQDILAGIPSDVQPVVNGDRAAAIRLAILQAQPGDGVLIAGKGHEDYQILGTEKIHFDDREQARNALAERL, via the coding sequence ATGAAATTGCGCGATTTATTGGCAAACGTACCTAATTTGCAACACCCCAGCCATGCGGCTCTTGATGCTGAAGTCAAAGGTATAAGCACTAATTCTCATGCTTGTCAAGCAGGAGATTTATTTATCGGGATGCCGGGAACGCGGGTAGATGGGGGAGATTTTTGGGAAAGCGCGATCGCCGCTGGTGCTGTAGCCGCCCTCGTTTCGCCCCAAGCTGCACAGAAATCTGGTGCAGACCCCCGCGTTATTGCTGCAACAGACATGACTCAAGCTTGTGCCTCTGTCGCCGCTGCTTTCTACGGCTACCCAGCAAAACAAATGAAAATGGTGGGAGTCACGGGCACAAATGGCAAAACCACAACCACTCATTTAATCGAATTTTTTCTAAACAAAGCGGATCTGCGTACAGCTCTTTTTGGCACCCTCTATGCGCGTTGGCAAGGATTTGTACAAACAGCAGCCCACACAACACCTTTTGCCCCCGAACTGCAAGAACAACTGGCTCAAGCCGTAGCCGCTGGGTGCAAGATGGGCGTGATGGAAGTTAGTTCCCACGCCTTAGCGCAGGGTAGGGTAATGGGCTGTCCTTTTGATGTGGCAGTTTTTACCAACCTGACTCAGGATCATCTAGACTACCACCGCGATATGGAAGATTACTTCGCGGCAAAGGCGCTGCTATTTAGCCCAGATTATTTGCAAGGTCGTGCGGTAATTAACTTGGATGACGCTTATGGCAAGCGGTTGATTGAGACAATCAACCCAGACGGGGTTTGGAGTTACAGCGTCAGTGACTCAACAGCAGCTTTGTGGATGTCCGACCTAGACTACAGCTCAACTGGCGTAAGCGGGATGTTGCATACGCCCAAGGGTGATGTGGCTTTCAGTTCGCCTCTGGTGGGGCAGTTTAATTTAGCTAACTTGCTGGCTGCTGTGGGCGCTGGTTTGCATCTGGGTCTAGATTTGTCTGCAATGGCGGATAGTTTACCAGAATTTACCGGAGTGCCGGGACGGATGGAGAGGGTGCAGATTAGTCCAGAACAGAATATTAGCGTAATTGTCGATTATGCACATACGCCGGATAGTCTGGAGAATTTGCTCAAAGCAGCACGACCGTTTATTAAAGGGAAAATGATTTGCGTGTTTGGGTGTGGAGGCGATCGCGATCGCACCAAGCGCCCCATAATGGGTAAAATTGCCGCCGAACTAGCAGATATTGCAGTCGTCACCTCAGATAACCCGCGCACGGAAAACCCAGAACGGATTTTGCAAGATATCTTGGCTGGGATACCATCTGACGTACAGCCTGTAGTCAACGGCGATCGCGCTGCTGCCATTCGGCTGGCAATTCTACAAGCACAACCCGGAGATGGCGTCCTCATCGCCGGAAAAGGCCATGAAGACTACCAAATACTAGGTACGGAAAAAATACACTTCGACGACCGAGAACAAGCGCGAAATGCTCTGGCTGAAAGATTGTAG
- a CDS encoding general stress protein — translation MTLERDKRAVGVFRTKRHAEDALHELRDSGFPMDKVSVVARDADRNEEIAGADVSERPRDSHGDREGNQADLGATKGAITGGALGGLTGLLVGLGILAIPGIGPVMLAGATATTIATTLSGTAIGAVTGGLLGALVGLGIPEERARVYNERVSRGEYLVIIDGSTREIAAAEAILHRGGIQEWGIYDTPGVDTARTNYATATAPTTGVASAGIARNKYAVGYFPHRRDAEIAVKDLRNASFPLNQVTLVAQNFEQPERFAGVEMRDRFDAMRMGLPDERARFYNDRVMGGEYVVIVNGTEDEVHRAVPILGNSGLQEWEIFDPTAIHSQSAVSTPTAATTAFTGGNVPNQRGIQEASIYDAAEGVDNTTRNFNEGDRNSHPAVDTTHPDYQVVSKHPEVVIIDRRDETV, via the coding sequence ATGACTTTAGAGCGAGATAAACGTGCTGTAGGTGTATTTCGTACTAAGCGACATGCTGAAGATGCGCTGCACGAGTTGAGAGATTCGGGTTTTCCGATGGATAAAGTTTCTGTCGTTGCACGAGATGCCGATAGAAATGAGGAAATAGCTGGTGCTGATGTGAGCGAACGTCCTAGAGACTCACACGGCGATCGCGAGGGCAATCAAGCTGACTTGGGTGCTACAAAAGGCGCGATTACTGGCGGCGCTTTGGGAGGTCTAACTGGCTTATTAGTTGGTTTGGGTATATTAGCAATTCCGGGAATTGGCCCTGTTATGCTCGCAGGAGCTACGGCAACAACTATTGCAACGACTCTTTCTGGTACTGCTATAGGTGCAGTCACCGGAGGGTTGCTGGGCGCATTGGTTGGTTTGGGAATTCCTGAAGAAAGAGCCAGAGTTTATAACGAAAGAGTTAGCCGGGGTGAATATCTAGTAATAATAGATGGCAGCACTAGGGAAATTGCGGCAGCAGAAGCTATTCTACACCGTGGCGGCATTCAAGAGTGGGGTATCTATGATACACCGGGCGTTGATACCGCTCGTACCAATTATGCAACGGCTACCGCTCCTACGACTGGAGTTGCTAGCGCTGGTATTGCTAGAAACAAATACGCTGTGGGCTACTTTCCCCACCGTCGCGATGCAGAAATAGCTGTCAAAGATCTCAGAAATGCTAGCTTCCCCCTGAACCAAGTTACTCTGGTGGCGCAGAATTTTGAACAGCCGGAGCGATTTGCAGGCGTCGAAATGCGCGATCGCTTTGACGCTATGAGAATGGGATTGCCAGATGAGCGTGCGCGGTTCTACAACGACCGCGTGATGGGGGGAGAGTATGTAGTTATAGTCAATGGTACAGAAGATGAAGTGCATCGCGCCGTACCAATTCTAGGCAATAGCGGTCTTCAAGAGTGGGAAATTTTCGATCCAACTGCTATTCATTCCCAGTCTGCTGTTTCTACCCCAACTGCTGCAACAACTGCATTTACTGGCGGTAATGTTCCGAACCAGCGAGGTATTCAAGAGGCTAGTATTTATGATGCAGCCGAAGGTGTGGATAATACTACACGCAACTTCAACGAGGGCGATCGCAACTCTCACCCAGCCGTCGATACCACCCACCCCGATTACCAAGTTGTTAGCAAACACCCCGAAGTCGTAATCATCGATCGGCGAGACGAGACTGTATAA
- a CDS encoding general stress protein — MALAQDKRAFGVFTSRAATEEALNELKNSGFPMQKVSIVAQHAESRDAIAGVDVQDESGDGLTDGVKAGAVAGAATGGLFGLIGGLSLLTIFGFGPILAGGVLAALLGETLVGGAIGAATGGMLAALLSLGVSEDLAKIYSDRLHNGDYLLMLDGTEEEINRAEPMLRQRGIEDWGVYDAPTFDLPVGFANAYPTGVSGLGMGMDTVPYPLTAATPDASLGKSKLAVGVFSNRQETEDALHALKNSDFPMHKVSILARHTDKEDEIAGVHVGDRVDDSKIDEGAMTGAAAGGALGTLTGLLVGLGALAIPGVGPLAIAGATATALATTLTGGALGALAGSLVGGFIGLGIPEERAKVYNELVSRGKYLVMVDGKDEEIARAEAVLSDRGIQEWGIYDAPDTTKTVDSDNREVPTATVDSDYKISNPAPNVTIIDRRDNIV, encoded by the coding sequence ATGGCTTTAGCGCAAGACAAACGCGCCTTTGGCGTCTTCACCAGTCGTGCAGCGACGGAAGAAGCCCTCAACGAACTGAAGAATTCGGGCTTTCCCATGCAAAAAGTTTCTATAGTCGCACAGCATGCGGAAAGTCGAGATGCGATCGCTGGGGTTGATGTTCAAGACGAATCTGGCGATGGACTTACAGATGGCGTTAAAGCAGGTGCAGTTGCAGGCGCTGCTACAGGTGGCTTATTTGGCTTAATAGGCGGTCTGAGTCTGTTGACAATCTTTGGATTCGGCCCCATATTGGCAGGGGGCGTTTTGGCAGCGCTTCTGGGCGAAACTTTGGTGGGTGGAGCAATTGGCGCAGCAACGGGCGGTATGCTGGCGGCATTGCTGAGTTTGGGGGTTTCTGAAGACTTAGCCAAAATCTACAGCGATCGCCTGCATAATGGCGATTATTTGCTCATGCTAGATGGCACTGAAGAAGAAATTAATCGTGCCGAACCAATGCTGCGTCAGCGCGGAATTGAGGATTGGGGCGTGTATGATGCTCCAACATTCGATCTCCCTGTTGGGTTTGCAAACGCTTACCCTACTGGTGTTAGTGGCTTGGGGATGGGAATGGATACCGTTCCTTACCCACTGACCGCTGCTACCCCTGACGCGAGTTTAGGCAAAAGTAAGCTAGCTGTTGGTGTATTTTCTAACCGTCAAGAGACGGAAGATGCACTCCACGCGCTGAAAAATTCTGATTTTCCGATGCACAAAGTTTCTATCCTCGCACGCCATACAGACAAAGAGGATGAAATAGCTGGCGTTCACGTGGGCGATCGCGTTGACGACAGCAAGATTGATGAAGGTGCTATGACTGGCGCTGCTGCTGGCGGTGCTTTGGGAACTTTAACTGGCTTATTAGTTGGTTTGGGTGCGTTGGCGATTCCTGGAGTTGGCCCTCTTGCGATCGCTGGTGCTACAGCCACCGCGCTTGCTACTACTCTCACTGGCGGCGCACTTGGCGCTTTAGCTGGTAGTTTGGTTGGTGGATTTATTGGTTTGGGAATTCCTGAAGAACGAGCCAAAGTTTATAACGAGTTGGTGTCTCGCGGCAAGTATTTGGTGATGGTAGATGGCAAGGATGAAGAAATTGCTCGTGCCGAAGCTGTTCTGAGCGATCGCGGTATTCAAGAATGGGGGATTTACGATGCACCTGATACTACAAAAACTGTAGATAGCGACAATCGGGAAGTACCAACCGCAACTGTTGACAGCGATTACAAAATTTCTAACCCTGCCCCTAATGTCACCATTATTGACCGTCGGGATAACATTGTCTAA
- a CDS encoding DcrB-related protein, protein MGVIAIAGVTPAVQATDANRGKVIEKLARAANPNLSTYQNAAFKLSIQYPRTWRKQEQITGLLVMFLSPKESNADKFQENLNILVRPLARPATLAEATKLGTQQMKEMLSDFKLISSKTTTLGNSPANQIVFTGKQGKFNLKWMQTYTIKNKKIYVLTYTAEVGKYSTFLGTIQKTLNSFRLN, encoded by the coding sequence ATGGGGGTAATAGCCATCGCTGGAGTTACACCAGCAGTGCAAGCTACAGACGCAAATAGGGGTAAAGTTATTGAAAAGCTGGCAAGGGCAGCTAATCCTAATTTATCGACTTATCAGAACGCTGCATTTAAATTGAGCATACAGTATCCGCGCACTTGGAGGAAACAAGAACAAATTACGGGTCTTTTGGTTATGTTTTTATCACCAAAAGAAAGTAATGCGGATAAATTTCAAGAAAACTTAAATATACTTGTACGACCTTTAGCAAGACCTGCAACTTTGGCTGAAGCTACAAAGTTAGGTACCCAACAAATGAAGGAAATGCTCTCAGACTTTAAACTTATCAGTTCTAAAACTACAACTTTAGGTAACAGTCCGGCAAATCAAATAGTATTTACTGGCAAGCAAGGTAAATTTAACCTAAAGTGGATGCAAACTTATACGATTAAAAACAAGAAAATATACGTGCTGACGTATACCGCAGAGGTCGGCAAATATTCTACTTTTTTGGGAACTATTCAAAAAACGCTTAATTCATTTAGATTAAACTAG
- a CDS encoding type II CAAX prenyl endopeptidase Rce1 family protein: MLHVIQRLITAILTIPATQDWIYAALLLLIYAVISLPIGLKYRFIQFDIQSSRKIVAAVMLGALVMPGITEELFFRVLLLPHPTENASLAAQLIWGSISLIVFIVYHPLNIFAPGHDVTFRNPVFLLLAALLGIVCTVSYLQSGSLWPPVVIHWLIVVVWLLLLGGYRELHG; this comes from the coding sequence ATGCTTCATGTCATACAGCGATTAATTACAGCAATCTTAACTATTCCCGCTACCCAAGATTGGATTTACGCAGCTTTACTGCTATTAATATATGCAGTGATTTCCTTGCCAATCGGGTTAAAATATCGATTTATTCAATTTGATATTCAATCCTCTAGGAAAATTGTAGCTGCTGTCATGCTTGGAGCTTTGGTTATGCCTGGAATAACAGAAGAGTTATTTTTTCGCGTTTTACTACTCCCTCATCCCACAGAAAATGCTTCCTTAGCAGCACAGTTGATCTGGGGAAGTATTAGTTTGATAGTGTTTATTGTTTACCATCCTCTGAATATTTTCGCACCCGGACACGATGTAACTTTTAGAAATCCAGTATTCCTTTTATTAGCAGCGCTTTTAGGTATAGTCTGTACTGTCTCCTATTTGCAAAGCGGCTCTTTATGGCCTCCCGTTGTAATTCACTGGCTAATAGTAGTAGTCTGGCTACTACTATTAGGCGGATATAGAGAACTGCATGGGTAA
- a CDS encoding sensor histidine kinase KdpD: MSVAVEGVDKVVQKWLLPTLSEVLARSTPTGQDHFLSDAGQAKVIENSHRHASSRMAKERVKAHREWCGAIASLEHLLLEILEGGQDNPTNSIDAILPEQLQITGLVLAGPVPVLSHPDLMRSFQTGVFTAEQFNPLALMPYHLLPAQSGQTNNVPQCPYSLPLLPEDPLGAEQFCIVFTPAFSLVMVLGENANGNPAFQFSFDPEVVQQAWASLKYRLLLTSRDRSCHLDALVERFPPIAPDYRTVMQFSRLLLKHLPEDVAPVEEQRSKGAEEQRAISQEAAIAPKSTVSTPACSTPTQNLKSQDVELLQAFAHEVRTPLTTIRTLTRLLLKRRDLGADIIKRLEIIDHECTEQINRMELIFRAVELETSEVKDWQGALTTTSLAQVLQNSIPHWQKQASRRNLTLDVVLPQKLPAVVSNPAMLDQVLTGLMEKFTRNLPAGGHIQVQVIPAGDQLKLQLCCQSHPEEEDSGQAKVADSSGKSLGQMLVFQPETGNISLNLNATKNLFQALGGKLIVRQRPKQGEVLTIFLPLELQNRSIWNA, translated from the coding sequence TTGTCCGTCGCTGTGGAAGGGGTCGATAAAGTGGTGCAAAAGTGGTTATTACCAACGCTGAGTGAAGTGTTAGCCCGGAGTACACCAACTGGGCAAGATCATTTTTTGTCTGATGCAGGGCAGGCAAAAGTAATAGAGAACAGCCACCGACACGCTAGCAGCCGGATGGCAAAAGAGCGAGTAAAAGCGCACAGGGAGTGGTGTGGAGCGATCGCATCCCTAGAACATCTGCTCCTAGAAATCCTTGAGGGGGGACAAGATAACCCTACAAATTCAATTGATGCTATCTTACCCGAGCAATTACAAATTACAGGATTAGTTTTAGCTGGCCCCGTGCCAGTCTTGAGCCATCCAGATTTGATGAGGAGCTTTCAAACTGGGGTTTTCACCGCAGAACAATTTAATCCTCTAGCATTGATGCCATATCATTTGCTGCCTGCACAATCTGGGCAGACAAATAATGTTCCGCAATGCCCTTACTCGCTGCCTTTGCTACCAGAAGATCCGCTAGGAGCAGAGCAGTTTTGTATAGTTTTTACCCCGGCGTTTAGTTTAGTAATGGTGCTGGGAGAAAACGCAAACGGCAATCCAGCTTTTCAATTTTCCTTTGACCCTGAAGTAGTGCAGCAAGCATGGGCGTCGCTAAAGTATCGGTTGTTACTTACAAGCCGCGATCGCAGCTGTCACTTAGATGCCCTAGTGGAGAGGTTTCCTCCCATAGCCCCAGATTACCGAACCGTCATGCAGTTTAGTCGCCTGCTGCTGAAACATTTACCCGAAGATGTAGCGCCAGTAGAGGAGCAAAGGAGCAAAGGAGCAGAAGAACAGAGGGCGATCTCGCAAGAAGCTGCGATCGCTCCAAAATCCACCGTTTCTACTCCCGCTTGTTCAACCCCAACCCAAAATCTAAAATCGCAAGATGTAGAATTGCTGCAAGCCTTTGCCCACGAAGTACGCACGCCGCTTACCACCATTCGCACCCTTACCAGGCTGTTGCTAAAGCGCCGCGACCTCGGAGCTGATATCATCAAGCGTCTGGAGATTATCGACCACGAGTGTACCGAGCAAATTAACCGCATGGAGTTAATTTTCCGCGCCGTCGAATTAGAAACTTCAGAAGTTAAAGATTGGCAGGGTGCCCTAACCACAACCTCTCTTGCCCAAGTATTGCAAAACAGCATTCCCCACTGGCAAAAACAAGCCAGTCGCCGCAACTTAACCCTTGACGTTGTACTACCCCAAAAGCTACCCGCTGTGGTGAGCAATCCCGCCATGTTAGATCAGGTGCTGACTGGATTGATGGAAAAATTCACCCGCAACCTACCAGCAGGCGGTCACATTCAGGTTCAGGTAATACCAGCCGGAGACCAGCTTAAACTGCAACTTTGTTGTCAATCGCATCCTGAAGAAGAGGATAGCGGACAAGCAAAAGTCGCAGACTCAAGCGGGAAGTCACTTGGTCAGATGCTAGTATTCCAGCCGGAAACTGGAAACATTAGCCTCAATCTCAACGCTACCAAGAATTTGTTCCAAGCTTTGGGAGGGAAATTAATAGTGCGCCAGCGCCCTAAACAAGGTGAAGTGCTGACAATTTTCTTGCCTCTTGAATTACAAAACCGCAGTATATGGAATGCGTGA
- the bioF gene encoding 8-amino-7-oxononanoate synthase, which produces MPTDPYAWIEESLATIHRADWYRSVQAINERPGSTVMLEGREVINFASNDYLGLAGDDRLIQAAIAATKEFGTGATGSRLLSGHRELHRQLESAIASLKQTEDALVFSSGYLANLGAIASLVGKRDLILSDQYNHSSLKNGAILSSATILDYPHSDIENLKNQLHQHRQQYRRCLIITDSVFSMDGDVCQLPKLLDLAEEFSCMVLVDEAHATGVLGANGAGCVEHFRCTKKPIIQIGTLSKALGSLGGYVAGTKALIDLLRNRAPSWIYTTGLSPADTAAALTAIAIIQQEPSLRANLWKNVAYLKQLISQQLPQLKLLPSESAILCFQLNNPTEALKVGQKLKDAGIFAPAIRPPTVPTSRIRISMMATHEIGHIERLVEALSYIN; this is translated from the coding sequence ATGCCGACTGACCCTTACGCTTGGATAGAAGAATCCCTCGCTACAATTCACCGCGCTGACTGGTATCGATCGGTACAGGCTATCAATGAGCGTCCTGGTAGTACAGTGATGCTGGAAGGACGCGAAGTTATCAATTTTGCTAGTAATGACTATTTGGGTTTGGCTGGAGACGATCGCCTGATTCAAGCGGCGATCGCAGCTACTAAAGAATTTGGTACGGGTGCGACTGGTTCTAGATTACTCAGCGGACATCGCGAATTGCATCGGCAATTAGAAAGTGCGATCGCCTCTCTCAAACAAACTGAAGATGCGCTTGTATTCAGTTCCGGCTATCTGGCAAACTTAGGCGCGATCGCTTCTCTTGTCGGAAAACGCGATTTAATTCTCTCTGACCAATACAATCACTCTAGTCTCAAAAATGGTGCAATCCTCAGTAGCGCAACAATCCTCGACTACCCTCACTCTGATATCGAAAATTTAAAAAACCAACTGCATCAACACCGCCAACAATATCGCCGTTGCTTGATTATCACCGATAGTGTTTTCAGCATGGATGGCGACGTTTGTCAATTGCCAAAATTATTAGATTTAGCTGAAGAATTTAGTTGCATGGTGTTAGTAGATGAAGCACATGCTACAGGAGTTTTAGGAGCAAATGGTGCCGGGTGCGTAGAACATTTTAGGTGTACTAAAAAGCCAATAATTCAAATCGGCACGTTAAGCAAAGCATTAGGAAGTTTGGGAGGATATGTAGCAGGAACAAAAGCCTTAATTGACTTATTGCGTAACCGCGCCCCTAGTTGGATTTACACTACAGGACTTTCCCCAGCCGATACAGCCGCCGCCCTAACAGCGATCGCTATTATCCAACAAGAACCATCACTCCGCGCCAACCTGTGGAAAAATGTAGCGTACCTGAAACAGCTAATTTCTCAACAATTGCCACAACTAAAATTGTTGCCTTCTGAATCTGCTATTCTCTGCTTTCAATTAAACAATCCAACCGAAGCACTAAAAGTTGGGCAAAAGTTAAAAGATGCAGGAATTTTTGCCCCCGCAATTCGTCCGCCAACAGTACCAACAAGTCGGATTCGCATTTCCATGATGGCGACTCACGAAATAGGGCACATTGAGCGATTAGTGGAAGCATTGAGCTATATTAATTAA
- a CDS encoding DICT sensory domain-containing protein, protein MPVSLYQLALATQPAPQRLSVSPASLKSLLGATIDVLIEQKIASELWVKLPPGQVWQAEIERLQDLAVSRHTIYLCNATQQQREGLLSDEESEIVHVQLEGGSEKDREYFVLAVSDKFCGLILARRTSGSKKEPGGAMGAQKSCFDSDDMSIRVSQTGRKPAVFSDVAAPFEVEASPAGLLLEDEVIPKKKPSLMALCTFERFAVHGVLEGIKGAITQAGSLRDKTGIGEPSDRDCSVVMLTQLLAKQIQRQDEIRRNAVKIQKGDRSTEVLAQKNESLLNDLHLKDEFLSHVATELRTPLTNMKTALTLLGSAQLKPAQRQRYMQMLNRECDRQGSLITGLLELMQLERTPQPAQVQPVHLIDIVPAVVSTYQPLAGEKGVQLGYTVSTALPYVSFPEPWLRQIVINLLHNSIKFTPPGGQVWVRSKQQGEYVQIEFRDTGMGIAAGEIPKIFDRFYRGRPASSEDVPGAGLGLTIVQQLLLRCGGSVSVTSRLGEGSTFKVLLPVDQTKQKAP, encoded by the coding sequence ATGCCTGTCTCCCTCTACCAGCTGGCGCTGGCTACACAGCCAGCGCCCCAGCGCCTTTCAGTTAGTCCCGCCAGCCTCAAATCGTTGCTTGGGGCAACCATCGATGTCCTGATCGAGCAAAAGATCGCCAGCGAACTATGGGTAAAGCTACCGCCCGGTCAGGTCTGGCAAGCAGAAATTGAGCGCTTGCAGGATCTGGCTGTTTCCCGGCACACGATTTATCTGTGCAATGCCACTCAGCAACAAAGGGAAGGGTTGCTGTCTGATGAAGAGTCGGAAATTGTCCACGTCCAGCTAGAGGGTGGAAGCGAAAAAGATCGCGAGTATTTTGTTCTAGCTGTATCCGACAAGTTTTGCGGCTTGATTTTGGCGCGGCGAACATCCGGTTCTAAAAAGGAGCCTGGTGGGGCAATGGGGGCGCAGAAATCTTGCTTTGACAGCGATGATATGAGCATTAGAGTTAGTCAAACAGGACGAAAACCAGCAGTTTTTTCAGATGTAGCTGCACCCTTTGAAGTAGAAGCATCGCCTGCTGGACTGCTATTAGAAGATGAGGTAATCCCCAAGAAAAAACCATCGTTGATGGCTCTTTGCACGTTTGAGCGTTTTGCAGTGCATGGGGTTTTGGAGGGTATAAAAGGGGCGATAACTCAAGCGGGTAGTCTAAGGGATAAAACAGGAATAGGTGAGCCTAGCGATCGCGATTGCTCTGTTGTTATGCTTACCCAATTGTTGGCAAAACAAATACAACGACAGGATGAAATTAGACGTAATGCCGTCAAAATACAGAAGGGCGATCGCTCGACAGAAGTCCTTGCACAAAAAAACGAAAGCCTGCTGAACGACCTGCACCTTAAAGACGAGTTTCTCAGCCATGTAGCGACAGAACTGCGAACGCCCTTAACGAACATGAAAACAGCACTCACCCTGCTGGGTTCAGCGCAGCTCAAACCCGCCCAGCGGCAACGCTATATGCAAATGTTGAATAGAGAGTGCGATCGCCAAGGTTCCCTAATTACTGGATTGCTGGAATTGATGCAGCTAGAGCGCACTCCCCAACCAGCACAAGTGCAGCCCGTGCATCTCATCGACATAGTACCCGCTGTCGTCAGCACTTATCAGCCCCTCGCTGGCGAAAAAGGCGTGCAGCTAGGATATACCGTCAGCACTGCGCTTCCATATGTTTCCTTCCCAGAGCCTTGGCTGCGACAAATTGTTATCAATCTACTGCATAACAGTATTAAATTTACACCCCCAGGCGGCCAGGTTTGGGTACGCTCGAAGCAACAAGGCGAATACGTGCAGATCGAATTTCGCGACACTGGTATGGGCATTGCTGCGGGGGAAATTCCCAAAATATTCGATCGCTTTTATCGAGGACGCCCAGCCAGCAGCGAAGATGTTCCCGGTGCGGGTTTAGGCTTAACCATAGTGCAGCAACTGCTCCTGCGCTGCGGCGGCTCAGTTTCTGTCACCAGCCGACTGGGTGAAGGTTCCACCTTTAAAGTGCTGCTACCAGTTGACCAAACAAAGCAAAAAGCGCCCTAA
- a CDS encoding exopolyphosphatase, with translation MATTAQKYRLVTRSDFDGLVCAVLLKELDMIDDIKFVHPKDMQDGKIEISKNDITTNLPYVEGVHLAFDHHASETIRNQEIKDNHIIEADAPSAARVVYNYFGGADKFPEISSEMMEAVDKADSAQFEMDEVLHPEKWVLLNFLMDARTGLGRFKEFRVSNYQLMMQLIDYCKNHAIDEILELPDVRERVDLYMEQEEKFKDQLERCSKVYGNLVVIDLRNEPMIYAGNRFMLYALFPECNISIHQMWGLKQQNTVFAVGKSIFNRTSKTNIGELMLKYDGGGHANAGTCQIDNDKADDVLKELIAQINADG, from the coding sequence ATGGCAACAACCGCTCAAAAATACAGATTAGTTACGCGCAGTGATTTCGATGGACTTGTCTGTGCAGTTTTATTAAAAGAACTGGATATGATTGACGATATTAAATTCGTCCATCCCAAAGATATGCAGGATGGAAAAATTGAAATAAGCAAAAATGATATTACAACAAATTTGCCTTATGTGGAAGGCGTTCATTTAGCCTTCGATCACCACGCTAGCGAAACTATTAGAAATCAAGAAATCAAAGATAACCATATTATCGAGGCAGATGCGCCGTCAGCAGCGCGGGTTGTATATAACTATTTTGGTGGTGCGGATAAGTTTCCGGAAATTTCATCAGAAATGATGGAAGCGGTTGATAAAGCAGATTCAGCCCAATTTGAGATGGATGAGGTTTTGCATCCCGAAAAGTGGGTACTGTTAAACTTTTTGATGGATGCTAGAACTGGCTTAGGTCGGTTTAAAGAATTTAGAGTATCGAACTATCAATTGATGATGCAGCTAATTGATTACTGCAAAAATCATGCGATAGATGAGATTTTGGAATTGCCGGATGTAAGGGAGAGGGTAGACCTTTACATGGAGCAAGAAGAGAAATTTAAAGATCAATTAGAAAGATGCTCAAAAGTTTATGGCAACTTGGTTGTTATAGATTTAAGAAATGAGCCGATGATTTATGCAGGGAACAGATTTATGTTGTATGCTTTGTTCCCTGAGTGCAATATTTCAATTCACCAAATGTGGGGATTGAAGCAACAAAATACAGTTTTTGCTGTTGGCAAGTCTATTTTCAACAGGACTTCAAAGACAAATATAGGGGAATTGATGCTTAAATATGATGGCGGCGGTCACGCCAATGCTGGAACTTGCCAAATTGATAATGATAAAGCTGATGATGTTTTGAAAGAGTTGATTGCTCAAATCAATGCGGATGGTTAA
- a CDS encoding DUF1823 family protein, which translates to MSNLPPLNNETIWDIINDKIDDAMVNQLVWDCLGYSYDNSSQQWDINNVASEWREEYPEPPNFIENRPPTVKLTRSIPPENKQLLKEELGFKGYKVGEFGPRQTRRATVANWLLSYMKQKRETSDR; encoded by the coding sequence ATGTCTAACTTACCGCCGCTGAATAATGAGACGATTTGGGACATTATCAACGATAAGATTGATGATGCAATGGTCAACCAGTTAGTCTGGGACTGTCTGGGTTATAGCTACGACAACTCATCTCAACAGTGGGATATAAATAACGTGGCATCAGAATGGCGTGAGGAGTATCCAGAACCTCCTAATTTTATTGAAAATCGCCCTCCCACTGTAAAACTTACTCGTTCTATTCCCCCCGAAAATAAGCAACTATTGAAAGAAGAACTGGGTTTTAAAGGCTATAAAGTGGGTGAATTTGGCCCCAGACAAACTCGCCGTGCAACGGTGGCAAATTGGCTGTTGAGTTATATGAAACAAAAGCGGGAAACTAGCGATCGCTGA